A region from the Haliaeetus albicilla chromosome 16, bHalAlb1.1, whole genome shotgun sequence genome encodes:
- the TSSK3 gene encoding testis-specific serine/threonine-protein kinase 3: protein MEGFLLANGYQLGRTIGEGMYSKVKEAFSQKHQKKVAIKIIDKNEGPEEFIHRFLPRELQIITRLNHKNIIRVHEMLESAEGKICLVMELAEDGDIFDYVLREGPLPEPRARTLFCQLVEAIQYCHNSGVAHRDLKCENALLQGHTLKLTDFGFAKLLPRDGRELSWTFCGSTAYAAPEVLQGEPHDSCKGDVWSMGVILYVLLCARLPFDDTDIPNMLHQQQKGVPVPRHLEISKECQNLLKMLLEPDMMLRPSIEGVSRHPWLTNA, encoded by the exons ATGGAGGGGTTTTTGCTTGCCAATGGCTATCAGCTCGGCAGGACCATTGGGGAGGGGATGTACTCCAAAGTGAAGGAGGCTTTCTCCCAAAAGCACCAGAAGAAAGtggcaattaaaataattgataaGAACGAAGGCCCAGAAG AGTTTATTCACAGATTCCTGCCCCGGGAGCTCCAGATCATCACGCGTTTGAACCACAAGAACATCATCCGCGTGCATGAGATGCTGGAATCCGCAGAGGGGAAGATCTGCCTCGTGATGGAGCTGGCGGAGGACGGGGACATCTTTGACTACGTGCTCCGCGAGGGTCCCTTGCCCGAGCCCCGTGCGAGGACTCTCTTCTGCCAGCTGGTAGAGGCCATCCAGTACTGCCACAACAGCGGGGTGGCCCATCGCGACCTCAAGTGCGAGAACGCCCTGCTGCAGGGCCACACCTTGAAGCTGACGGATTTTGGCTTCGCCAAGCTGCTCCCCAGGGACggcagggagctgagctggACCTTCTGCGGCAGCACAGCCTACGCGGCCCCCGAGGTGCTGCAGGGTGAGCCCCACGACAGCTGCAAAGGCGATGTCTGGAGCATGGGTGTCATCCTCTATGTCCTGCTCTGCGCCCGCCTGCCCTTCGATGACACCGACATCCCCAACATGCtgcaccagcagcagaaaggcGTCCCCGTGCCCAGGCACCTAGAGATCTCCAAGGAGTGCCAGAACCTCCTGAAAATGCTCCTAGAACCAGATATGATGCTGAGACCCTCCATCGAGGGGGTCAGCAGACACCCATGGCTGACTAACGCCTGA
- the FAM229A gene encoding protein FAM229A has translation MCSEVGGQAGTPSPSSTHSSPVRQVQGPDMNSQQTPQARRFPIEAGDCPSSAVPPETQEPVGSERSVGRQLRRCPGSHCLTLPNVPIDVFIAMGGSGRPRTT, from the exons ATGTGCAGCGAGGTTGGGGGACAGGCTGGAACGCCTTCTCC CTCATCCACCCACTCCTCTCCGGTCAGACAAGTCCAGGGCCCAGACATGAACTCCCAGCAGACACCGCAGGCTCGGAGGTTCCCCATCGAGGCAGGCGACTGTCCCAGCTCAGCTGTGCCTCCCGAAACGCAGGAGCCGGTAGGCTCTGAGCGGTCTGTGGGAAG GCAGCTGCGGCGATGCCCCGGCAGCCACTGCCTGACGCTGCCCAACGTCCCCATTGACGTCTTCATCGCCATGGGAGGGAGCGGCAGGCCTCGCACCACCTAA